Genomic window (Atribacteraceae bacterium):
ACCGTCATTGGGTTCGGAAAAAATGACCTCAATCTGGCCCAGTCCCTCGTCAATCGTCTTCCAGAAGGACCCAGTTCTCGCTTCCTGCCGGATCTGGATATCGATGAAACGATCCCGGGAACGGCGGATGTCTGCGATACCCACCCCGCTGCCCAAGGATTTGAAATGCGGCGGAACGAAAAGACCGATCGGTGAGGTGATCCGCTGTTGCAAGTCGGGAACCTGCCGGGTATACCCGGTTGTATTTGAATTCGCGATATTGTGGCCGGTCACGTTTATAGCGGCCTGGTGAGCTTGCAAAGCACTTCTGGCTGCTTCCAGGCCGTAAAATTGGCTGCGCATCTGTCGCCCTCCCTGTTGCTACACGGTCCCGTCGATGAACAGACCGTTGATATTCTTTCCCGGACCCTCCTTGCCGCCAGGCGGTGCATAGCCCAGCGCGCCCGATTTTTCCGGGGGTCCTTCCACCAGGAGTGAAAAAACGATGTTGATGTATTCCAGCGCTTCCTTGATTAACAGGGCATTCTGGCGGTTGATAACCTCGAGGTCCCGGACTACCGTGCTGAGGTGTTCTTTGGTTTTGCTCAAAAGCTGCGCCTGTTCGTCATCGGCAAGATCGATCAGATCAGCCAACCGAAAAACCGGTAAATTCAAAGAGTGCTCATTACACATCTTCTTCCAAACCTGGTTCATTTCCCTTTCTAAATCCTGAGCTTGTAGGAGCAGGGTTTCCTCCTGCCTGAGATAGCAAAGGAGTTCTTCGATATGGTTTTCCCGAAGAACTCTTCTTTTCTCTCCGGCTATCTGGAGAATGCATTCCTGAACCTCGATTTCTTTTCCGATCAGGTCCAACAGGAAATCGAGGTAATCGCTCAATTCCTT
Coding sequences:
- the flgN gene encoding flagellar export chaperone FlgN → MKELSDYLDFLLDLIGKEIEVQECILQIAGEKRRVLRENHIEELLCYLRQEETLLLQAQDLEREMNQVWKKMCNEHSLNLPVFRLADLIDLADDEQAQLLSKTKEHLSTVVRDLEVINRQNALLIKEALEYINIVFSLLVEGPPEKSGALGYAPPGGKEGPGKNINGLFIDGTV